Part of the Candidatus Brocadia sinica JPN1 genome, ACCGAGGTCTGAGGGGTCAAATCTTTATAGTTGACAAATATGTCATAAATAAAGATTTGACACCTACCCTACCCACAATACGGCAGTGCATAGTGTGGGAAGAATAACAGTAGAAGACCTACCGATGAGTGGTAGGAGGGTATATTTGCACGTACCGAAGAGGAAATCGATGTGCCTTGAAGATGGGAGTATTCGGGTAGAGGAGCACGAGTGGATAAGGGGGAGATTTACGAAGCGTTTTGTGGAACAGGTGTATCGACTGACCTCAATAACGACAAATAAGGAAGCAGGATGGTTTCTTGGAATAGACGATGAGACGGTGTACCGGATAGATAAGGAGATGTTAGAGGAGTTATCACTGGAGAGAATTGAGAAAGTGAAGGCGCCGCGTCATATGAGTGTGGATGAGGTTGCATGGCAGAAGTGGCACAAGTATGTTACCAATGTTGTTGATGTGGAAAAGCGCAAGGTGATTTGGAATCACGATGGGCGGGGCAAGACAACGCTGGATAAATTTTATCGTAAGATAGGCAAGGAAGGTTGTAAGAGGATAAAGGCAGTGGCAAGTGATGGAGCAAAGGGTTTTCTTACGTCTACGAAAGAGCATTTGAAGAATGCCTTGATAGTATTGGATCATTTTCATGTAAAGAAGTATCTCAATGAGGCAGTAGATGCGGTAAGGAAGGAAGAACTCAGAAAAGCCAGGCAACAAAACCAGGAAGACTTGAGTCGAATTCTTCATTGCAACAAGAGGTTTATATTGATGCAAAATAAGGTTACAAATAAGCAGAAGGACATTTTAGATAAACTCTCAACGCTCAATGAGAAGGTATATAAGGCAATGCTTTTAAAGGAGCAGTTTCTTTCTCTTTATGTAGCAAGTAATCGAAGGGTAGCATATGCAAATCTGAGGGCATGGATAGGGACAGCAATAAGGTCTGGGATAGCATCATTTGTAGAGCTAGGATACAAATTTTTCCGGAAGAGGCATTATGTTCTGAACTATTTTGTTTGCAAAATAACGTCCGCTATATCAGAAGGAATCAATAACAAAATAAAGAGGTTAAAGCGCATGGCATACGGTTATCGAGACGTCAAATACTTCTTACTCAAGATTCATCAACATTGCGGACTTCTTGACCCTAAGCTTTCAACTTAAATACGAAAGACACAAAAAATCACTTAAAGGTTATATTATTCCAATGGATATCATAATCGCTTTTTCTATTTCATTCATCTTTTTGTTGCTTACCCTGCCTGAAAAAGGACCCCTGACAAGTAAGGATTTATCTATGGTTGTTACTTGTTCACATTTAGCCATAGAGGCCTTTGATAAACCACCTTCTCCCTCTTGAAGTAAAACATGGGTAGGAGAGGGTCTTAGGTTTGTAGACAAAGGAATAACAATTATATCATTAGCAAACTTATTCCGAATATCTAAAGAAACCACCAGGGCAGGACGATTCTTAATATCCTTTGGCTTTGATGGCAAATTAACTAAATATATCTCTCCTCTTTTAGGATAATCAGTCATCCCATGTCCTTTTTGCACTTTCCGCCACTATCTCAGTCCATTCTTTGTCTTCTTTATTCTCTTTTTCTGTGAGAGAGAGATAATACGTTTCTATATCTTTTTCTATCATTTTCTTTTTGGATTGCAGCAGCCAATCACGTAACATTTCTTCCATAACCTGGCTCCTTGGGGTCCCTTTTTCCTTTGCAATTTCGTCTATTTCATTAACCACATCGCCACTGATTGTTACTGTCAGCTTTGCTTTACGTAAGAACCTCGCAGATGGCATGTTTAACCTCCTTTCAATCTTATTATTTATAAGATAATAGGGGATTAATTGCAATAAAATATTTGTGCTTTTTGTGTTATTTGATCGTTGCCGTAATCCTTGTTAGACAGGATTAACAGGATCGGCAGGATAAAATGGATAATATTAAAAGGGGAGGTACTTGGGGCCGCATCTTGATTCGTGGCGTGCCCAGCGAAGGGTAGTGTCTTCTTATGGGTGGAAGTCCCGTCATAGTAGAAGCCAGAGCCATGTAGCGTGGATGGCAGGGGGGTGGTGGAAACGTTGCCTTCTGAAGCCAGTCGGCAAAGCCTGTAATAAGGCAGGCGAGCAAATATCCGGGTTGTAACGAACGTGAACGTAGAAGTAGCCTCGTAAAAGTGTAATTTCACTGGCCGAGCCTTTCACAAATAGGCGAAGGCAGAATTCTCATACCATCCTGGTTAATAAGGTATAAGGACGGTGGCGGGGTATCAGCGGCGACACGGATAGAAAGAGACGCAATCAACTGGGGAAGCCCTCCTCGTTCCTTTACCTCAACGAGGTGGATAAGATGATGGAGCGGGCAAGGGAAGTAACCCGCCGCAATGGTTACTACAACTTTGATTTTATTCGGAGCGCAGATGACATGGTCATACTTATTCACGGACATCCGAAAGAAGACGGGCTAATACAGAAAGTTCAGAAGCGACTCAAAGAGGAACTGGACAAATTGCAGGTACAACTGAACAGAGAAAAGACGAAGGTAGTGAATCTGAAAGGAGGAGGATGTTTCAGCTTTCTGGGGTTTGAATTTAGACTCACCAGAAACCGTGAAGGCAAGACCTATGTCAGCAAAACACCCCGTAAGAAGAAACGACAGGAAATCGGCAAGAAGATAAAGGCGGCGCTCAAGGCAAACTGGAACAAACCATTAAGAGAAGTGATACAAACAGTCAATGCAATAATCAGGGGCTGGGTGAATTACTTTGGGATAGGCAATAGCAACAGCACCTTCAACAAAGTCAGGAATTACCTGGAGATGAAGGTGCGAAAGTTTATCATGCGCAGAAAGAAACTGAAAGGCTTTGGCTGGAAGAGGTGGAGTAGGGAAGAGATATATGGAAAATGGGGTTTGTTCAATGACTACCGTATACGATATGTTTACTCGAAAGCAAATCCAAGCCGATAGGTGCATATGCCTTGTTGCGAAGGGCACAGGAAAGCCGTATGAGGGAAAACCTCACGTACGGTTGTGTGAGAAGATGCTGGAAATAGGGTATGGTTGAGATGGTGTGACACTCTCAGAGGAAACGGAGAGAAACGGGGAAGACAAACCTTGACCTGTAGTCACTACGCCTGTGTTTTACTCTACATTATTTAGAATAGGAACGTGAGGTAGGGTAGGGAACTGGTATAATGTTTTAAATGTAATCTCTATTTACATGAGGATATATCCGTTTTTGTCCTTTCGTCTGACAGTGCCTCACGAGCCTCAGTATGTTCTATTTTCAACTGCTCCTCATCAAATATACGTTCAGTTTTTCCCGCATACGGCTTCCAATGAATGTCCACCTTATCAAGTCATGTAACCTATTGATGCATGGGTCTGATGGGCGTTAATTCCTTTAGGGTATGAAATTCACGGACATTTTGTTGACTTAGTCTTTCCTTTCTATTACTTTTTGAAGGTATTAGGCGCATCTTTTCGAGGGGAATCGAAGGAACAGAGATAATACTTTTTAATTGGAAAGGAAATGTTTATGAAAAAAATGGTTTTTGAAAGCAAGTTATTACCGGATGGACATCTGTATTGCCCGGATGAATTCTCACACAAAAAAATGTACGTTTTAAGGTAATTGCGACTTTTGAAGAAACAGAACTTGAAGCAACAGAACATGAAATTGAATTATCAGCTATACAGGACGCTTCCGATGATTTTCTTTACTGAAGAAGAACTGAATTGTTATCTCAATTTGAAAGATTTATGAATAACTTCAAGCGCGGACAGATTCGGTTAGTTAATTTTGATCCAAGTTTCAGACATGAGTATAAAAAAGTTCGGCCTGCCTTAATTATCCAAAACGATGAATATATAGCATCCAGCGATTTGTTAACGGTAATTCCAATTTCTTCAGAGATAACCAAGCAAACAGAACTCGATATTTTACTGAGAAAAGATGCTAAAAATAGGCTTATGACAGATTAATTAAAACGAAACAAATAAGTTCTTTTGATAAGCGAAGATTCATAAAACTTGTTGGTTATGTTAGTGAAGAAATAATGGAAAAAATAAAGAAAAATATTAAAACTTTTCTCTATTAAAGGTCAAAGAAATAGGCTTCACTTTGCAGTTCTCAAGCCATAATTTCGTGTCTTCAATGCTTTTTATCTTAATCGAAATCCGCATAAATTTCACCAAAATTTATCCCTGCAATGCCCGTTTTCTCATACTGTTTTTTTAATGATAATCTCGCCTCCTGAAGTTCCGGACTGGCGCTCCCGTTCCGAATCGCAGCTGATGCCTCTATGAATCCGGCGAGACTATCAGATGCCTTAACGAGTTCTCCATCTCTCGGATTAAATTTGTCATCATTATACCTATCACTGATATCCTCGCTGGTTACTTTCTTCTTTTTCTGCTGTATGGTTACAATGCTGTCGAATTCATTTTCCGTAAACATGGTAATTTCTGAATGCCATTCCTTGGGAATCAGGCCATATACTTCTTTCTCCATCTGTTCCTTCTCGTATTCTTTTATGAGATCACTAAGCCCTTCAACAGATCTCTTTACCGGAGAGATGATATCCCTGGTAAGCACCTCTGGCAGGTCGTGGAATAAGCCTGTGAAATAATTGTTTACGCATCTGCGTGCACATGCTTTTATCTCTAAGGAAAACAGATAGGAAAGTATTGCGACAAATAACGAATGTCCCAAAACGGATGTCCTGGGTATTCTGTGGAGATGAGACCACCGCAATTGGAATCTGAGTTGACCGCATAAGTTAATGAAATTTTCGTATTTCATATGTTTAGTCAGCTGTTCCATGCCTTTTAGGTCGTAATATTTCTCCTGTTTCTCCTGCAGGTCTTTCTTTATCCTGTCTATTTCGTAGCCATTGGGATTTGCACGTTCTATAATGTCAAATTCCCATTTTGTAGCATAAAAATGAGCAGCGCTTAAAATCCTCTTATTTAAGGTATCATCGGTCTTGAGAAAATAACTGTTAAATCTTTTGCAAAGATCATCACCTAAAGGAGACAGAATCGACCTTAACTCGCCGTACACCCATTCATTTAATCGTTTATACTTTGCGGCATCTTTTTTT contains:
- a CDS encoding DUF6364 family protein, producing the protein MPSARFLRKAKLTVTISGDVVNEIDEIAKEKGTPRSQVMEEMLRDWLLQSKKKMIEKDIETYYLSLTEKENKEDKEWTEIVAESAKRTWDD
- a CDS encoding ISL3 family transposase, whose amino-acid sequence is MSGRRVYLHVPKRKSMCLEDGSIRVEEHEWIRGRFTKRFVEQVYRLTSITTNKEAGWFLGIDDETVYRIDKEMLEELSLERIEKVKAPRHMSVDEVAWQKWHKYVTNVVDVEKRKVIWNHDGRGKTTLDKFYRKIGKEGCKRIKAVASDGAKGFLTSTKEHLKNALIVLDHFHVKKYLNEAVDAVRKEELRKARQQNQEDLSRILHCNKRFILMQNKVTNKQKDILDKLSTLNEKVYKAMLLKEQFLSLYVASNRRVAYANLRAWIGTAIRSGIASFVELGYKFFRKRHYVLNYFVCKITSAISEGINNKIKRLKRMAYGYRDVKYFLLKIHQHCGLLDPKLST
- a CDS encoding type II toxin-antitoxin system PemK/MazF family toxin; protein product: MNNFKRGQIRLVNFDPSFRHEYKKVRPALIIQNDEYIASSDLLTVIPISSEITKQTELDILLRKDAKNRLMTD
- a CDS encoding type II toxin-antitoxin system PemK/MazF family toxin, which translates into the protein MTDYPKRGEIYLVNLPSKPKDIKNRPALVVSLDIRNKFANDIIVIPLSTNLRPSPTHVLLQEGEGGLSKASMAKCEQVTTIDKSLLVRGPFSGRVSNKKMNEIEKAIMISIGII
- a CDS encoding HD domain-containing protein yields the protein MIRKALLLKIFDAAYMQRWNDKIRPIELIELDKQAHKMVIAYFLGKFEEGKSEFHWIDLIEGGIFELLQRLVLTDLKPPIFYEIKKDAAKYKRLNEWVYGELRSILSPLGDDLCKRFNSYFLKTDDTLNKRILSAAHFYATKWEFDIIERANPNGYEIDRIKKDLQEKQEKYYDLKGMEQLTKHMKYENFINLCGQLRFQLRWSHLHRIPRTSVLGHSLFVAILSYLFSLEIKACARRCVNNYFTGLFHDLPEVLTRDIISPVKRSVEGLSDLIKEYEKEQMEKEVYGLIPKEWHSEITMFTENEFDSIVTIQQKKKKVTSEDISDRYNDDKFNPRDGELVKASDSLAGFIEASAAIRNGSASPELQEARLSLKKQYEKTGIAGINFGEIYADFD
- a CDS encoding group II intron maturase-specific domain-containing protein, encoding MMERAREVTRRNGYYNFDFIRSADDMVILIHGHPKEDGLIQKVQKRLKEELDKLQVQLNREKTKVVNLKGGGCFSFLGFEFRLTRNREGKTYVSKTPRKKKRQEIGKKIKAALKANWNKPLREVIQTVNAIIRGWVNYFGIGNSNSTFNKVRNYLEMKVRKFIMRRKKLKGFGWKRWSREEIYGKWGLFNDYRIRYVYSKANPSR